Proteins found in one Neodiprion lecontei isolate iyNeoLeco1 chromosome 6, iyNeoLeco1.1, whole genome shotgun sequence genomic segment:
- the LOC107220223 gene encoding uncharacterized protein LOC107220223, translating to MDPSSILLTTDQESPHLNTRGIFKNGTSFYCFICQKSEKDARKCLTHVLKISHCQAIEKVITSCVEIHGNFGCKLCTDYVASSWKEFLVHFNESGHSTKFTQDEQLQITRISNRTLVNNQIIELKPVTFFCYCCKETIIGGNSVQMHVEEKKHKEFQKNRMGTDSPINLRESECRKWARNFIFNLRRLYFYCILCDCSLPGQTITKQHIHTEDHVQYMLAKNNIIHHSLHKETVGIKNAQKKSSDHAVRDDIITGPYNIIFTTDQISRNLNARGIFKDDVSFNCLICNSAVKNLHTCLKHILAKAHCEKIEKIITSCVEIDGNLNCKFCTNYIASSWKQFLVHFNESNHSTKFTENDELQKSLVSNLTLVNNQIIEQKPGKFFCYCCKETMVGASSVHMHIKEEKHREFQKNRMEMYPPVKFMEGECRKWAKSFIINLYRLDFYCILCDHSLTEIRNTNQHIRSPNHVKCMFVAVDSIYQSLQTETVSGKNAQKESFLHATCDNTIAVPSGTSQFKQELFECKHSSSQVVSEYLSGQHHKNLIAIEENMNSSPKGDVSADDLSRPIVVEEPKQVIKKKVLRKTINPRYFNSDMQHIYDMNQEKLRMIKLSSQLCFPKALNAIYCLICQNSVPSQVQTFYEHIRSSSHVGYLAQMERDNQHFINYTEQWSDLMLSKEFLQEISDDTVQCFACDISLKNDDAVILLHVQKASHNYQKQLWNKAMDQFLHDILKQTESTWYNIQFYWCQSCDIQFKTEFFFTEHIDNKNHQKALKKKSSVRKRLVYDTCIPCAALWLGFPEFYDQHCKHPLHKALVRSGDYSRCVLPNQAKALLKNHKVEVSSLIESSNQVLTGQKVEVNSLLKCLENTIRPLFSDANAYPFGSRVSGLGFPDSDIDVFLDCSTYNGNRNCEDEAYQKHLISTVEQCLYDSTELWEIRETLVSSRTPIIKLHHRPTALSCDVSFKNGLSVENTKLLKCFIKNYPLCRELMLFLKKWLYVCNLSGSRSITNYALCWYVIFYLQVEEILPSIASLIAKENRSKIIDNWETGICEKFEVDGKRRTFTELLNGFFIFYTDFDFYNSVACPLLGKTMLKKDFLKLHLLPKEMTPYIEHVTANNYDDSVVFKIDSEMCIQDPYDLSHNLTKAVHKFTLNRFKRLCAVSADTVKGVGQH from the exons ATGGATCCGTCATCGATATTACTTACAACAGATCAAGAATCACCGCATCTCAATACAAGAGGCATTTTTAAAAACGGCACAagtttttactgttttatttgccaaaaatcagaaaaagatGCTAGAAAATGCCTGACGCATGTATTAAAGATTTCCCATTGTCAAGCCATTGAAAAAGTCATCACCAGTTGTGTGGAAATACACGGGAATTTTGGCTGCAAATTGTGTACCGATTACGTGGCGAGTAGTTGGAAAGAGTTTCTTGTTCATTTCAATGAAAGTGGCCATTCTACAAAGTTTACTCAAGATGAGCAGCTACAAATCACTCGAATTTCAAATCGTACTCTGGTAAATAATCAGATAATTGAACTGAAACCAGTAACGTTTTTCTGTTATTGTTGCAAGGAGACAATAATTGGCGGAAACTCTGTCCAAATGCAtgttgaagagaaaaaacacaaagagtttcaaaaaaatcgtaTGGGAACGGATTCACCTATAAATCTCAGAGAAAGTGAATGTAGAAAGTGGGCAAGGAATTTTATCTTCAATCTACGtagattatatttttattgcattttaTGTGACTGTTCACTACCTGGGCAAACAATTACTAAACAGCACATCCATACTGAAGATCATGTTCAATACATGcttgcaaaaaataatattattcaccATTCCCTTCATAAAGAGActgtaggtataaaaaatgcCCAGAAAAAATCCTCTGATCATGCTGTACGGGATGATATAATAACAGGACCTTACaacataatatttacaacAGATCAAATATCACGTAATCTTAATGCAAGAGGCATTTTTAAAGATGATGTAAGTTTTAACTGTCTTATTTGTAATTCAGCAGTGAAAAATCTTCACACTTGCTTGAAGCATATATTAGCAAAGGcccattgtgaaaaaattgaaaaaattatcacgagTTGTGTAGAAATTGATGGAAACTTGAACTGCAAGTTCTGTACCAATTACATTGCTAGTAGTTGGAAACAGTTTCTTGTTCATTTCAATGAAAGCAACCATTCTACGAAGTTTACTGAGAATGACGAGCTACAAAAAAGTCTGGTTTCAAATCTCACTCTGGTAAATAATCAGATAATTGAACAAAAACCAGGAAAGTTTTTCTGTTATTGTTGCAAAGAGACAATGGTTGGAGCGAGCTCTGTCCATATGCATATTAAAGAGGAAAAACACAGagagtttcaaaaaaatcgcATGGAAATGTATCCACCTGTAAAATTCATGGAAGGTGAATGTCGAAAGTGGGCAAAGagttttattattaatctCTACAGGTTAGATTTCTATTGCATTTTGTGTGACCATTCACTAACAGAGATAAGAAATACTAACCAGCACATCCGTTCTCCAAATCATGTGAAATGCATGTTTGTAGCAGTTGATAGTATTTACCAATCCCTTCAAACAGAGACAGTCAGTGGTAAAAATGCTCAGAAAGAATCTTTTCTTCATGCAACATGTGATAATACAATAGCAGTACCTTCAGGGACTAGTCAATTCAAACAGGAGCTGTTTGAATGCAAACATTCCAGCTCCCAAGTTGTATCTGAATATTTATCAGGACAACACCACAAAAATTTGATTGCTATCGAGGAAAATATGAACTCTAGTCCTAAAGGTGATGTTTCAGCAGATGATTTATCAAGGCCCATAGTAGTCGAGGAACCCAAAcaagttattaaaaaaaaagttttaagaaAAACGATCAATCCACGATATTTCAATAGTGATATGCAGCACATTTACGACATGAATCAAGAAAAACTGAGAATGATCAAATTGAGCAGCCAATTGTGCTTTCCAAAAGCATTAAATGCAATTTATTGTTTGATTTGTCAGAACAGTGTACCTAGTCAAGTACAGACTTTTTATGAACATATCCGCAGCTCTTCACATGTTGGTTATTTAGCTCAGATGGAACGAGATAATCAACATTTCATAAACTATACAGAACAATGGAGCGACCTGATGCTTTCCAAGGAATTTCTTCAAGAAATTTCAGATGATACTGTTCAGTGTTTTGCTTGCGACATATCTTTGAAAAACGACGATGCTGTTATTCTTCTACATGTTCAAAAAGCTTCTCACAACTATCAAAAACAGTTATGGAATAAAGCAATGGACCAATTTCTACAcgatattttgaaacaaacaGAAAGCACTTGGTACAACATTCAGTTTTATTGGTGCCAGTCTTGCGACATACAGTTCAAAAcggaatttttcttcacagAGCACATAGATAACAAGAATCATCAGAAagccttaaaaaaaaagagctcAGTTCGGAAGAGACTGGTTTATGATACTTGCATACCATGCGCAGCCTTATGGCTGGGCTTTCCTGAATTTTATGACCAGCATTGTAAACATCCATTGCACAAAGCCTTGGTGCGAAGCGGAGACTATTCAAGATGTGTATTGCCAAACCAAGCAAAAGCTCTGCTAAAAAATCATAAGGTAGAAGTTTCCAGTTTGATTGAATCATCCAATCAAGTATTGACTGGCCAAAAAGTCGAAGTCAACTCCCTGTTAAAATGCTTGGAAAATACTATAAGACCACTCTTTTCTGATGCCAATGCATATCCATTTGGATCACGAGTTTCTGGCTTGGGTTTTCCAGATAGCGACATTGACGTTTTCCTAGATTGCA GTACGTACAATGGAAACAGAAACTGTGAGGATGAGGCATATCAAAAACACTTAATAAGTACTGTGGAGCAATGCTTATATGACAGTACCGAATTATGGGAAATACGTGAAACTCTGGTGTCGTCAAGGACACCAATTATCAAACTACATCACAGACCCACAGCACTGAGCTGCGatgtttcatttaaaaatggACTAAGCGTTGAAAATACCAAGCTATTGAA GTGCTTTATTAAGAATTACCCACTATGCAGAGAGTTGATGCTATTTCTGAAGAAATGGCTTTATGTATGCAACTTATCAGGGTCACGCTCCATAACAAACTATGCACTTTGTTGGTATGTTATTTTCTATCTTCAAGTTGAAGAAATTCTACCAAGCATTGCCAGTTTGATAGCGAAGGAGAATAGATCCAAAATAATTGATA ATTGGGAGACTGGGATTTGTGAAAAGTTTGAAGTTGATGGAAAGAGACGTACATTCACGGAATTGTTGaatggattttttattttttatactgaTTTCGATTTCTATAATTCTGTAGCCTGCCCGCTTCTAGGCAAGACTATGttgaaaaaagattttctCAAACTTCATTTACTACCAAAAGAAATGACACCATATATCGAGCATGTTACTGCAAACAACTATGATGACTCTGTGGTGTTCAAAATCGATTCAGAAATGTGCATTCAAGATCCTTACGACTTATCACATAATTTGACGAAGGCAGTACACAAGTTTACTTTGAATCGTTTTAAGCGGTTGTGCGCAGTAAGTGCAGATACTGTGAAAGGTGTTGGGCAACACTGA
- the LOC107221427 gene encoding zinc finger protein 888-like, protein MESTSPVNIEWLENKLTVSNKIKPLTNKIEPHFVSVKEEVNLFEENSYSKHPGPRTNLLECLKKHKINQNTCTLPPIQNQNQITATNSSFKTMSQVHEIVPNDRQEDNERIDSRCQVDIIDMRSDQVLDYKFILVYEDQASKFVILRPLRSKDMNAVVTELFDILTIIGPPRVLQSGNGREFASEIVHELRSLWTDLLMVHGNVQMSTTSTKRDFTKLLETWLVQNPGKTWHDGLKFVQINENTTLHCESDKTPHELLFLNNRNGAFNVSIGTNHTMQTIWCEEDWHKVMDDQKRSTVNNDHAKLLGDHSSRRHTSSCLVVENDENFLAKDDSNDQSSNTIEKRTRRSFANSDNSSGFKFVNVKNGSPLHVTQLDDSQSETEASVTCHTKSKQRDKYQLKCKICQKRYMKLGHLKNHMRSHTKASDYECTICCKKYRLLTVYEKHMRRFHNSDETSSSVTDAGAKDLGSGTEENFYPKKKLQVEETRDNTASHDHSKEANKVGKRSSRSVGKKLSKEVRSTRLNGSPLLECSYCQQKFDFPSVLKRHVRSHTNERPYVCKVCNKSFKQLGHLSQHSLTHTDYRSFQCATCNIKFESLDSLKIHTQSHRGDSLLYRPKEVYRLFECDNCKKVFTTKSVLERHIFTHTHERQFGCKVCGKRFKQAGHVKSHMLVHTGERKFECTVCSKRFSLSNSLKKHMYIHNGEKPYQCDVCGARFLEKRNLNGHLMTHTNERPFSCNICGKRYTLADTLRRHISAAHEDGRTYQCEICAKMFKQLAHLYVHKKVHTDERPYQCHLCEKNFKHKNVLKSHLAIHANLRPFECDVCKATFVRKTNLQTHIASAHMNERPYVCTICNKRFKQVSHLNGHVVVHSNSMPYQCDFCDRRCNRLDNLKKHMRLHTKTKE, encoded by the exons ATGGAAAGTACATCCCCAGTCAATATTGAATGGTTGGAAAACAAACTGACTGTGTCAAACAAGATAAAACCTTTAACGAATAAGATTGAACCTCATTTCGTGTCTGTGAAAGAAgaggtaaatttatttgaagaaaattcatattcaaagCATCCTGGGCCACGAACTAATTTACTTGAATGCTTGAAAAAGcataaaattaatcaaaacaCTTGCACTCTACCGCCAATACAGAACCAGAACCAAATTACT GCTACCAATTCGAGCTTTAAGACAATGAGTCAGGTTCATGAAATTGTGCCAAATGATAGGCAAGAAGATAATGAAAGGATAGATTCTCGATGTCAAGTTGACATCATTGACATGAGGAGTGATCAAGTTTTAGACTACAAATTTATTCTTGTTTATGAAGATCAGGCATCCAAATTTGTTATACTTCGCCCATTGAGAAGCAAAGATATGAATGCCGTGGTAACAGAATTGTTTGATATCTTAACAATCATTGGACCACCTCGAGTTTTACAGAGTGGAAACGGAAGAGAGTTTGCTAGTGAAATCGTTCATGAGTTGAGGTCGTTGTGGACGGACCTATTAATGGTACATGGTAATGTTCAGATGTCTACCACTAGTACTAAGCGAGATTTTACCAAACTTTTAGAAACCTGGCTTGTACAAAATCCTGGTAAAACATGGCACGATGGGTTGAAGTTTGttcaaataaatgaaaatacaacATTGCATTGCGAGTCTGATAAAACTCCTCACGAATTGTTATTTCTCAACAATCGTAATGGTGCCTTTAATGTTTCCATTGGTACAAACCACACTATGCAAACAATATGGTGCGAGGAAGATTGGCACAAAGTAATGGATGATCAAAAGCGGAGTACAGTAAATAATGATCATGCAAAATTACTTGGAGATCATTCTAGCCGAAGACACACGAGCAGCTGCTTGGTTGttgaaaacgatgaaaat TTTCTCGCAAAGGATGATAGCAACGATCAAAGTAGCAATACAATTGAAAAGAGAACCAGACGATCCTTTGCCAATTCTGATAACTCCAGTGGATTTAAATTTGTAAATGTTAAAAATGGGAGCCCGTTGCACGTTACACAATTAGATGACTCACAATCAGAAACAGAAGCAAGCGTAACTTGTCATACTAAATCAAAACAGCGTGATAAATATCagttaaaatgtaaaatatgcCAAAAACGATACATGAAGTTGGGCCATCTGAAGAATCATATGAGATCACATACGAAAGCAAGTGATTACGAATGTACAAtttgttgcaaaaaatatcGCCTCCTAACGGTTTACGAAAAGCATATGCGGCGTTTCCACAATTCAGATGAAACTTCATCAAGTGTCACAGATGCTGGAGCGAAAGATCTTGGTAGTGGTacagaagaaaatttttacccaaaaaaaaaacttcaggTTGAGGAAACACGTGACAATACTGCGTCACACGATCATAGTAAAGAAGCAAATAAAGTTGGGAAACGATCGAGTCGGTCAGTTGGTAAGAAATTATCAAAGGAGGTCAGATCTACCAGGTTGAATGGCTCACCGTTGTTAGAATGCAGCTATTGCCAGCAGAAGTTTGACTTTCCGAGTGTTTTGAAAAGGCATGTGAGATCGCATACTAATGAACGCCCATATGTCTGCAAAGTTTGCAATAAGAGTTTTAAACAATTGGGACACCTCAGCCAGCACTCACTGACTCATACAGATTATCGTTCCTTCCAGTGCGCGACatgtaatataaaatttgaatcattGGACAGTTTGAAGATCCACACGCAATCGCATCGAGGTGATTCCCTGTTGTACAGGCCTAAAGAAGTATATCGATTGTTTGAATGCGATAATTGCAAAAAAGTATTCACAACCAAAAGCGTTCTGGAGAGgcatatatttacacatacTCATGAACGACAGTTCGGCTGTAAAGTATGTGGAAAAAGGTTTAAGCAGGCTGGCCACGTTAAGTCACATATGTTGGTACATACAGGGGAGCGAAAGTTCGAGTGTACGGTTTGCTCAAAGAGATTTAGCCTTTCGAATTCCCTCAAAAAACATATGTACATTCACAATGGTGAGAAGCCCTATCAGTGCGACGTTTGTGGTGCtcgttttctggaaaaacgaaatttgaatGGTCACTTAATGACTCATACAAATGAACGACCCTTTTCCTGCAACATTTGTGGCAAGAGATATACCCTTGCAGACACTCTCAGGCGTCACATAAGCGCGGCTCACGAGGATGGGAGGACATACCAGTGCGAGATCTGTGCTAAAATGTTTAAACAGTTGGCGCAtttgtatgtacataaaaaGGTTCATACAGATGAACGGCCTTATCAATGTCACctgtgtgagaaaaattttaagcatAAGAATGTTTTAAAATCACACTTGGCGATACATGCAAACTTGCGACCCTTTGAATGCGATGTTTGTAAGGCCACATTTGTAAGGAAAACTAATCTCCAAACTCACATAGCTTCTGCACACATGAACGAACGGCCATATGTGTGCACAATTTGTAACAAACGATTTAAACAAGTCAGCCACTTGAACGGTCACGTTGTTGTTCATAGTAATTCCATGCCTTACCAGTGTGACTTTTGTGATCGACGTTGCAACAGGTTGGATAACTTGAAAAAGCATATGCGTCTACACACTAAAACTAAAGAATAA
- the LOC107221419 gene encoding uroporphyrinogen-III synthase, producing the protein MSVARGKVLLCKAKAQGEPEEGEKDYVTVLESAGFSCTQLPVLRFEFINLKKLRALLVQNSYSGLILTSPRSAEAVKLSLEQGEAWLESIFSHIWKNLPIYCIGPTTERVARNILGLQRYCGSESGNAEELAKFIINEMQSASDNPEARPLLYPCSAIARDTMSTTLEAGGITMQKLPVYKTLPSKTLQTDLNDILSNSLPEYVVFFSPSAVRYVTNVIKRNRSEKLIEQMKFVAIGPVTEKALVEAGLKVYATSRQPDPISLSNALQNMLVKK; encoded by the exons ATGTCGGTAGCTCGGGGTAAAGTTTTACTCTGTAAGGCCAAGGCGCAGGGTGAACCAGAGGAAGGGGAGAAAGACTATGTGACGGTTCTCGAATCAGCAGGATTTTCATGCACGCAACTACCCGTTTTACGATTTGAATTTATCAACCTTAAGAAGCTGCGGGCTCTCCTTGTTCAAAATTCATACTCAG GTTTGATTCTTACGAGTCCTCGCAGCGCAGAAGCTGTGAAACTTTCTCTCGAACAGGGAGAAGCATGGTTGGAGTCCATCTTTAGccatatttggaaaaatctgCCCATCTACTGCATAGGTCCAACGACAGAACGAGTGGCTAGAAATATTCTCGGTTTACAACGTTATTGTGGTTCTGAATCAGGCAATGCCGAAGAGCTAGCTAAGTTCATAATAAACGAAATGCAATCTGCAAGTGATAATCCTGAAGCAAGGCCTCTTTTGTACCCCTGCAGTGCTATTGCACGCGATACAATGTCAACTACTCTCGAAGCTGGTGGTATAACAATGCAGAAATTACCTGTCTACAAAACTCTACCCAGCAAAACGTTACAAACGGACTTAAACGATATCCTTAGCAACTCGCTACCTGAGTATGTAGTTTTTTTCAGTCCCTCTGCTGTGAGGTATGTTACAAACGTGATTAAACGAAATAGATCGGAAAAATTGATTGagcaaatgaaatttgtaGCTATTGGTCCTGTGACCGAAAAAGCTCTTGTCGAAGCTGGCTTAAAAGTATACGCAACATCTCGTCAACCTGATCCTATCTCGTTATCAAATGCGCTTCAGAATATGCTAGTTAAAAAATGA